A region from the Tahibacter amnicola genome encodes:
- a CDS encoding FG-GAP-like repeat-containing protein, whose product MTSFFQKTLRTATTLLLGLGAWSAASAQVTPPPATVCNAVTVPTVHGTVPGFPGRWVNPDRQGLGWDFFYGDGQQSMYLTWFTYNRAGRPVWLHGEAKDLQFNVVSGERTWASTLNWVEFNPNGRRTVTKVGDIAITFPANTTTRAAVRWLWNRGVNKVDDVVHDECLVDMFRDIASRGTQPNQAFSSNWFFRTDNDNDPRLGWGVDFIFHKLADTANYVEIAAAAIFDQANQPVWLQSIDLAGNLPPATTLNQLPTSQYGVLKYLHYTYTGNNQASVHPILRTCVENCTTQIDDGLSPNPENAAQPLRRNFVERQMEAARAGLARVIASVPASRTGTAAIAWPPAVLGSEPVSVVRVDADHIIVDRSVCKVPKVGDTCEFRVSWSSEDENAVISRVDLVRGGVTRIATGHWGERTEVLKAGDRVQYRINYKTAVLTGEHYTPEVRVIVGGDFPDEAEIVQNACSDKPECDLGTHDASVGATAGEAGVDGGAATYTIPITVPPGRKGMQPSVSLSYSSRAGNGIAGIGWSVSGSSSIHRCPRTLDQDNDVGGVKLDAYDALCLDGQRLVKINGTYGQPGTTYRTEIDSFVRVTQTGNALNSGNVCFKVEHKDGRTSYYGCKFDNTDGCNRGVAPRVVPVEVTPGAPPQTKELSWLIARVEDRTDNRMDYCYTAGARGETLLEAVKYTGSNHDGPGDRVVRFSYEPRPIDNGANDRSYSYVAGFLTQQTQRLTQIQTEAPNFDGVAKPVRTYTLRYDNELQSDRSASSGRSLLRSVQECAFGFDNVDKDGNDAETMACHEPTVFDWADSGLNFRSGPMTELTLPDAAPTGGSDEGPAHAVRSVAIKADYNGDGVREVMFSQRQSDGQLHHYLAQFDADRRTRDLVELSSSSFKNRAVDALSASRAADFDGDGKSEELTDYTLQKWKLEPGAPLTGDPFATVSTNLPAYDNPYIGDFNGDGAPDILALANRTCTPSAPGTVYTDGTFYTVCLFLNPRPADVFPLSNGRIDFTPHRIIELPHATGSAQRLVHITDFDGNGLTDFFVGPSGPETVYLASRSGSSVTFTPKRATDLNFQHQSNDIVHWIDINGDGLDDMVRAHPETCPTNQSCYGNWHIQLNRGGYFANTATPNYPGQPGAPGLIRSGRTMRYANAVRPADIDSDGRADLLYPAKFAARMCVHTMTQCRQDDCPDTRRVWACPEYPPEEGAHPNDLSNLQQAVAGFSYHNSSGVEYLYAKEHEGSDHSIYQFNAVKFVQTGENSFDAVVTQTPLLGKIFSLGRDTDRAVDDLFGDGMTDLLNNDFYCPVRPAPGTLYDRAACAVIGAIQPFPNAPTYQVGPTAPLPGGVPLACLAQFAYGLPTPAKNACDVARATYLNENLGDHERSRADGQRLAPAFPEVIDRATDALGNQSVWEYFPLTSQAGRLSQVPPLYTLGTDGYVGRDRRHFQFRSSMPVVSQLSQSNGQKTGTSNDLLGFRSRLFSYQDALYNAYGRGFQGFRRIIEQQATALGDANRRLRTATTYHQKFPLAGRVEKVETGIPLSATAMQPVSETTYDWRCKIAGAARCATETGAHRKTIPSCSRNPRRHTPVPASRCAGFRKFISTG is encoded by the coding sequence ATGACAAGCTTCTTCCAAAAAACGCTACGTACTGCGACGACGCTGTTGCTGGGGCTGGGCGCCTGGAGCGCGGCTTCCGCGCAGGTCACGCCGCCTCCGGCGACGGTCTGCAATGCCGTGACGGTGCCCACCGTCCACGGCACCGTGCCCGGCTTTCCCGGCCGCTGGGTCAATCCGGATCGCCAGGGCCTGGGCTGGGACTTCTTCTACGGCGACGGCCAGCAGTCGATGTACCTGACCTGGTTCACCTACAACCGCGCCGGCCGTCCGGTGTGGTTGCACGGTGAAGCCAAGGATCTGCAGTTCAATGTCGTTTCCGGCGAGCGTACCTGGGCGTCGACGCTCAACTGGGTGGAGTTCAATCCGAACGGCCGCCGCACCGTCACCAAGGTCGGCGATATCGCTATCACCTTTCCGGCCAACACGACCACCCGCGCGGCGGTCCGCTGGCTCTGGAACCGCGGCGTCAACAAGGTCGACGACGTGGTCCACGACGAATGCCTCGTCGACATGTTCCGCGACATCGCCAGTCGCGGTACGCAGCCGAACCAGGCGTTCTCGTCGAACTGGTTCTTCCGCACCGACAACGACAACGACCCGCGCCTCGGCTGGGGCGTCGACTTCATCTTCCACAAGCTCGCGGACACGGCCAACTACGTCGAGATTGCCGCCGCGGCGATCTTCGACCAGGCCAACCAGCCGGTCTGGCTGCAGTCGATCGACCTTGCCGGAAACCTGCCGCCGGCCACCACGCTCAATCAGCTGCCGACATCCCAGTACGGCGTGCTGAAATACCTGCACTACACCTACACGGGCAACAACCAGGCCTCGGTCCATCCGATCCTGCGCACCTGCGTGGAAAACTGCACCACGCAGATCGACGACGGCCTGAGTCCCAACCCGGAGAACGCCGCGCAGCCATTGCGCCGCAACTTCGTGGAGCGCCAGATGGAAGCGGCGCGCGCCGGCCTGGCGCGGGTGATTGCCTCGGTGCCGGCCTCCAGGACGGGCACGGCCGCGATTGCGTGGCCGCCAGCCGTCCTCGGCTCAGAACCCGTGTCGGTCGTGCGCGTCGACGCCGACCACATCATCGTCGATCGCTCGGTCTGCAAGGTGCCCAAGGTGGGCGACACCTGTGAGTTCCGGGTCAGCTGGAGCAGCGAAGACGAGAACGCCGTGATCTCGCGCGTCGATCTGGTGCGCGGTGGCGTGACCCGCATTGCCACGGGCCACTGGGGCGAACGCACCGAAGTGCTCAAGGCCGGTGACCGCGTCCAGTACCGGATCAACTACAAGACGGCCGTGCTGACGGGCGAGCACTACACGCCGGAAGTGCGCGTCATCGTCGGCGGTGATTTCCCGGACGAAGCAGAGATCGTCCAGAACGCCTGCAGCGACAAACCCGAGTGCGACCTGGGTACCCACGACGCGTCAGTTGGCGCAACGGCCGGCGAAGCCGGTGTCGACGGCGGCGCGGCGACGTACACCATTCCGATCACGGTTCCGCCGGGCCGAAAGGGCATGCAGCCATCCGTCTCGCTCAGCTACAGCAGTCGCGCCGGCAATGGCATCGCGGGCATCGGCTGGAGCGTCTCCGGATCCAGCAGCATCCATCGCTGCCCGCGCACATTGGACCAGGACAACGACGTCGGTGGCGTCAAGCTCGATGCGTACGATGCCCTTTGCCTGGACGGACAGCGGCTGGTCAAGATCAACGGCACTTACGGCCAGCCCGGCACGACCTACCGCACCGAGATCGACAGCTTCGTCCGGGTGACGCAGACGGGCAACGCGCTGAACAGCGGCAATGTCTGCTTCAAGGTGGAACACAAGGACGGGCGCACGTCCTACTACGGCTGCAAGTTCGACAACACCGACGGCTGCAACCGGGGCGTCGCGCCGCGCGTGGTGCCGGTGGAAGTCACTCCGGGTGCCCCGCCGCAGACCAAGGAACTGTCGTGGCTGATCGCGCGTGTTGAAGATCGCACTGACAACCGGATGGACTATTGCTATACGGCCGGCGCCCGCGGAGAAACCCTGCTGGAGGCGGTGAAATACACCGGCTCTAACCACGACGGCCCCGGCGACCGCGTCGTGCGGTTCAGTTACGAACCGCGACCGATCGACAACGGCGCGAACGATCGCAGTTACTCCTATGTCGCTGGCTTCCTGACGCAACAGACGCAGCGCCTCACCCAGATCCAGACCGAAGCGCCGAATTTTGACGGCGTCGCCAAACCGGTCCGCACCTACACGCTGCGCTACGACAACGAACTGCAGTCCGACCGCAGCGCTTCCAGCGGACGCAGCCTGCTGCGCTCGGTGCAGGAATGCGCGTTCGGCTTCGACAATGTCGACAAGGATGGCAACGACGCCGAAACCATGGCCTGTCACGAGCCGACCGTCTTCGACTGGGCGGATAGCGGACTGAATTTCCGTTCGGGCCCCATGACGGAGTTGACGCTGCCCGATGCCGCACCGACGGGCGGCAGTGATGAGGGCCCGGCTCACGCCGTTCGCTCCGTCGCCATCAAGGCGGACTACAACGGCGACGGCGTGCGCGAAGTGATGTTCAGCCAGCGCCAGTCCGATGGCCAGCTGCACCACTACCTGGCGCAGTTCGATGCGGATCGCCGCACGCGCGATCTGGTCGAGCTGTCATCGTCGAGCTTCAAGAACCGCGCAGTGGACGCCCTGAGTGCCTCCCGCGCCGCCGACTTCGACGGTGACGGAAAGTCTGAGGAGCTGACCGACTACACCCTGCAGAAGTGGAAACTGGAACCGGGCGCGCCACTCACCGGCGATCCGTTTGCCACCGTCAGCACCAATCTGCCGGCCTACGACAACCCCTACATCGGCGACTTCAACGGAGACGGCGCGCCGGACATCCTGGCACTGGCCAACCGCACCTGCACACCCAGCGCGCCGGGCACGGTCTATACCGACGGCACGTTCTACACCGTGTGCCTGTTCCTCAATCCGCGTCCGGCCGACGTGTTTCCGCTCAGCAACGGCCGCATCGACTTCACGCCCCACCGCATCATCGAGCTGCCGCACGCCACCGGCAGTGCGCAACGCCTGGTGCACATCACCGATTTCGACGGGAACGGGCTGACCGACTTCTTCGTCGGGCCGAGCGGACCGGAAACCGTCTACCTCGCCAGCCGCAGCGGCAGCAGCGTGACGTTCACACCCAAGCGTGCGACTGACCTGAACTTCCAGCACCAGTCCAATGACATCGTTCACTGGATCGACATCAACGGCGATGGCCTCGACGACATGGTGCGTGCCCACCCGGAAACGTGTCCGACCAACCAGTCGTGCTATGGCAACTGGCATATCCAGCTCAATCGCGGTGGCTACTTCGCCAACACGGCCACGCCAAACTATCCGGGCCAGCCGGGTGCGCCGGGACTGATCCGCAGCGGCCGGACAATGCGCTACGCCAACGCGGTTCGGCCGGCGGATATCGACTCGGACGGTCGCGCCGATCTTCTCTACCCCGCGAAATTTGCCGCGCGTATGTGCGTGCACACGATGACGCAATGCCGGCAAGACGATTGTCCCGACACGCGGCGAGTCTGGGCATGCCCTGAGTACCCGCCGGAAGAGGGGGCGCACCCCAACGACCTTTCCAATCTGCAGCAGGCAGTGGCGGGCTTTTCCTACCACAATAGTTCTGGTGTTGAATATCTGTACGCAAAAGAGCACGAGGGATCGGATCACAGCATCTATCAGTTCAACGCCGTGAAGTTCGTCCAGACGGGCGAGAACAGCTTCGATGCCGTCGTCACGCAGACGCCGCTCCTGGGCAAGATCTTCTCGCTGGGACGCGACACGGATCGCGCTGTCGATGACCTTTTCGGCGACGGCATGACCGATCTGCTGAACAATGACTTCTACTGCCCGGTGCGACCGGCGCCGGGTACGCTCTACGACCGAGCCGCGTGCGCTGTCATCGGTGCGATCCAACCCTTCCCTAACGCCCCTACCTACCAGGTGGGCCCGACCGCGCCGCTGCCCGGCGGCGTGCCGCTGGCGTGCCTGGCCCAGTTTGCGTATGGCCTGCCGACGCCCGCCAAGAATGCCTGCGATGTGGCCCGTGCGACCTACCTGAACGAAAACCTGGGTGACCACGAGCGCAGCCGCGCGGATGGGCAGCGCCTGGCCCCGGCATTTCCGGAAGTGATCGACCGCGCCACCGATGCGCTGGGCAACCAGAGCGTCTGGGAATACTTCCCGCTCACCAGCCAGGCCGGTCGACTGTCGCAGGTGCCGCCGCTGTACACGCTGGGTACTGACGGTTATGTCGGCCGCGACCGCCGTCACTTCCAGTTCCGTTCCTCGATGCCGGTCGTTTCGCAGTTGTCGCAGAGCAACGGCCAGAAGACGGGCACATCAAACGACCTGCTGGGTTTCCGCTCACGCCTGTTCAGCTACCAGGACGCGCTGTACAACGCTTACGGACGTGGATTCCAGGGCTTCCGGCGCATCATCGAGCAACAGGCGACCGCGCTGGGTGACGCCAACCGGCGTCTGCGCACGGCAACGACCTACCATCAGAAATTCCCGCTTGCCGGCCGCGTCGAAAAGGTCGAGACAGGAATCCCCTTGTCGGCGACGGCAATGCAACCCGTGTCGGAAACCACCTACGACTGGCGCTGCAAGATCGCCGGTGCTGCGCGGTGCGCGACGGAAACGGGGGCGCACCGGAAAACTATCCCTTCCTGCTCTCGCAATCCACGACGACATACGCCAGTTCCGGCGAGCCGATGCGCAGGGTTCAGGAAGTTCATATCGACGGGCTGA
- a CDS encoding RHS repeat domain-containing protein → MRRVQEVHIDGLKAGWDQYGNPTATTVTASDVGTDLQKLVTSKVTHTKNVYTYDENAWWLDRLSSSTVTTRAVQYSDTHPLPAGVTVPEYTVISTPAFDSVNRTLLSMTVDGKTGATADANSHLVTRYTYPAVNHGMPATTTVEVPPQDGVTGVTQERNSTITYSSDGYFPETTTNALNQSSEVTLSARDGLPREQTDIAGITTSTRYDAFDRPIEVRQARIGVGNLSPPIRTAVRRCSNGSCPGVGAGNTTNERQAAFRVTVAQDGQPTRVEWHDALGRTVKSAQATLVKNGLPATYKYRATLTDYNRMGQVERTSPPYLEGVDPLPPAEAWTNFQYDALGRVTQKLSPTAEADKTRRMATTYAYDANLTSVSLKPTDNACGTNLCFTVKRYDSVLGMLRTEDADGGVTRYWYDGAGRPLAIADARANSLVANGVVAYANATTGSYNAFGHRLKLNDPNQGLWQFSYNVLGELVSQKDARSFVTTIEQRDALGRVLKQRSEDTYRVGTGTRKEYYLDQWTYDQGVPGQLDEVVRCAKDSAPPDTCTNGLRQYSKESTTYDELRRPYTQTTQQWSRPDINIQGAETAMSVTTHYDRYFGRVKGVTYNDSRLRIRTKYDRYGEVIDLQDNDNGAWLWSIDGYDAWGQPTRQQYGNGVCGFYSSNPKTGQSAKRAWHRHCDTASAKLDEVNYTYDALGNLATQQRGRPTVAPFTATESYGYDRLQRLLSASPTTAAPVNYSYDLIGNLTQKTDYAQSYTYTLPPAPNVPGATSCGPNVAKRITRMGGAGTVDAGCDANGNLTLTRSSNSADEPDRLIDYDHTNRPRLISRNGQNTAFDYSPTGTRLRETVHAGGVLKMMLDRGPGGVEREYSASNINEKTLRHELGSVVIIKRKRESDGTLTDLGTYYRPLDRLGSPLGMLDKNGDYRQPVTDASQSTASALAFDAFGQARDWTFATRPASGTKPSGQTNLTTTHLGFTGHQHLGDVGLIHMNGRAYDYRFGKFMSTDPFIQFPANSQSLNPYSYLLNNPFGGHDPTGYAFRCDKDRCSFNGADVSYFEILTMEDGEKIVVAQGKDGGFYRVESISISESNGMEAPSKLLYSSKGKTHDSIRALNERHNLFRDDVTYKGTDFIKEEVNRHGREYVEAVLELDKKAAECAASGLLSCAVDAAAELAGAPGFGEKKERQLANENPELLAKAEQARDSVILEKKTKHGMYIGGYTDDGIIVVGCSKNPTGCAEDDAARQGATRFTLPVGRRFDETAGKRTWHDRPVCVKCQEKYYPWQFPPGVKWDSGGRWDEIMGASSK, encoded by the coding sequence ATGCGCAGGGTTCAGGAAGTTCATATCGACGGGCTGAAGGCCGGCTGGGATCAGTACGGCAACCCCACTGCGACGACGGTGACCGCCAGCGATGTCGGCACTGATCTGCAGAAGCTCGTCACGTCAAAAGTCACGCATACCAAGAACGTCTACACCTACGACGAAAACGCGTGGTGGTTGGACAGGCTGAGCAGCAGTACCGTCACCACGCGCGCCGTGCAGTACAGCGACACGCATCCGTTGCCCGCTGGCGTCACGGTACCCGAATACACCGTCATCTCCACGCCGGCCTTCGATTCCGTCAACCGCACGCTGCTGTCGATGACCGTCGACGGAAAGACGGGCGCCACGGCCGATGCCAACAGCCACCTCGTCACCCGCTACACCTACCCTGCCGTCAACCATGGCATGCCGGCCACCACCACGGTCGAAGTGCCGCCGCAGGACGGTGTCACCGGCGTGACGCAGGAACGCAACTCCACCATCACCTATTCCAGTGACGGCTATTTCCCGGAGACCACGACCAATGCGCTGAATCAGTCGTCGGAGGTCACTCTGTCCGCCCGCGACGGCCTGCCGCGTGAGCAGACGGATATCGCCGGCATCACGACGTCAACGCGTTACGACGCATTCGATCGCCCCATCGAGGTGCGCCAGGCGCGCATCGGCGTGGGCAACCTGTCGCCGCCCATCCGTACGGCGGTTCGCCGGTGTAGCAACGGCAGTTGTCCGGGCGTGGGTGCCGGCAATACGACGAATGAGCGACAGGCCGCATTCCGGGTCACCGTGGCGCAGGACGGCCAACCCACGCGCGTGGAATGGCACGACGCGCTCGGTCGCACGGTCAAGTCCGCGCAGGCGACGCTCGTCAAGAACGGGCTCCCGGCGACGTACAAGTACCGCGCCACGCTGACTGACTACAACCGCATGGGGCAGGTGGAGCGGACATCACCGCCGTATCTGGAAGGCGTGGATCCGCTGCCACCCGCGGAAGCCTGGACGAACTTCCAGTACGACGCATTGGGTCGCGTCACGCAGAAGCTGTCGCCCACCGCCGAGGCGGACAAGACCCGTCGCATGGCAACGACCTATGCCTACGATGCCAACCTCACCAGCGTTTCGCTGAAGCCGACGGACAACGCCTGCGGCACCAACCTGTGCTTTACCGTCAAGCGCTATGACAGCGTGCTGGGCATGCTGCGCACGGAAGACGCCGACGGCGGCGTGACGCGCTACTGGTATGACGGCGCCGGACGCCCCCTGGCCATCGCCGATGCGCGCGCGAACAGCCTGGTGGCCAATGGCGTGGTCGCCTATGCGAATGCGACCACGGGCAGCTATAACGCCTTCGGTCATCGCCTGAAGCTGAATGATCCCAACCAGGGTCTGTGGCAGTTCAGCTACAACGTCCTGGGCGAGCTCGTCAGCCAGAAGGACGCGCGCAGTTTCGTCACCACGATTGAACAGCGCGACGCGCTCGGCCGCGTGCTGAAACAGCGCAGTGAAGACACCTACCGGGTCGGCACAGGTACCCGCAAGGAGTACTACCTGGACCAGTGGACCTACGACCAGGGCGTACCCGGCCAGCTCGATGAGGTCGTCCGTTGCGCCAAGGATTCGGCACCGCCCGATACCTGCACCAACGGTCTGCGCCAGTACTCGAAGGAAAGCACCACCTACGACGAGCTGCGCCGCCCGTACACGCAGACCACGCAGCAGTGGTCGCGCCCGGATATCAATATCCAGGGCGCCGAAACGGCCATGTCGGTCACGACCCACTACGACCGCTACTTCGGCCGCGTAAAAGGCGTGACCTACAACGACAGCCGCCTGCGCATCCGCACCAAGTACGACCGCTACGGCGAAGTGATCGATCTGCAGGACAACGACAACGGCGCCTGGCTGTGGTCCATCGACGGCTACGATGCCTGGGGCCAGCCGACCCGCCAGCAGTACGGCAACGGCGTCTGCGGCTTCTATAGCAGCAACCCCAAGACGGGCCAGTCTGCCAAGCGGGCCTGGCACCGCCATTGCGATACGGCGTCGGCCAAGCTGGACGAGGTGAACTACACCTACGACGCCCTCGGCAACCTTGCAACGCAGCAACGCGGCCGTCCCACCGTCGCGCCGTTCACCGCCACCGAGTCTTACGGCTACGACCGCCTGCAGCGCCTGCTGTCCGCCAGCCCCACCACGGCGGCACCGGTCAACTACAGCTACGACCTGATCGGAAACCTGACCCAGAAGACCGACTACGCGCAGTCATACACCTACACGCTGCCCCCCGCACCGAACGTTCCTGGAGCGACCAGCTGCGGACCGAACGTCGCCAAGCGCATCACCCGCATGGGCGGCGCCGGCACCGTCGACGCCGGCTGCGACGCAAACGGCAACCTCACGCTGACCCGCAGCAGCAACAGCGCCGACGAGCCTGACCGTCTGATCGACTACGACCACACCAACCGCCCGCGCCTGATCAGTCGCAACGGCCAGAACACCGCCTTCGACTATTCCCCGACCGGAACGCGTCTGCGCGAAACCGTCCACGCCGGCGGTGTGCTCAAGATGATGCTCGATCGCGGCCCCGGCGGCGTCGAACGCGAATACAGCGCGTCCAACATCAACGAGAAGACCCTGCGCCACGAGCTGGGCAGCGTAGTCATCATCAAGAGGAAGCGCGAAAGCGATGGCACGCTTACGGATCTGGGAACCTACTACCGCCCACTCGACCGCCTTGGTTCGCCATTGGGCATGCTCGACAAGAATGGCGATTACCGCCAGCCCGTCACCGACGCCAGCCAGTCCACCGCATCAGCACTCGCCTTCGATGCCTTCGGTCAGGCGCGTGATTGGACTTTCGCTACCCGTCCGGCCAGTGGGACAAAACCCAGCGGCCAGACCAATCTGACGACAACGCATCTGGGCTTCACCGGGCACCAGCATCTGGGTGATGTGGGCCTGATACACATGAATGGTCGCGCCTACGACTATCGGTTTGGCAAGTTCATGTCGACAGATCCGTTTATCCAGTTTCCAGCGAACTCGCAAAGTCTGAATCCATACTCATACCTTTTGAACAACCCATTCGGTGGACATGACCCTACCGGGTATGCCTTTAGATGCGACAAGGATAGGTGTTCCTTCAACGGGGCGGATGTCAGCTACTTCGAGATTCTGACGATGGAAGACGGCGAGAAAATCGTCGTCGCGCAGGGGAAAGACGGAGGGTTCTATAGGGTTGAGTCGATCTCCATTTCAGAGAGCAATGGCATGGAGGCGCCGTCGAAACTGCTCTACAGCTCGAAGGGTAAGACTCACGACTCCATTAGGGCGCTCAATGAGCGACACAACCTATTTCGAGACGATGTCACGTACAAGGGCACAGACTTCATCAAGGAAGAAGTCAATCGGCACGGGCGAGAATATGTCGAGGCGGTGTTGGAGTTGGACAAGAAGGCAGCCGAATGTGCCGCGAGCGGCCTTCTTTCGTGTGCAGTTGACGCGGCCGCAGAGCTTGCAGGTGCTCCGGGGTTCGGAGAGAAAAAGGAGCGGCAACTCGCCAACGAAAATCCGGAACTGCTGGCGAAGGCGGAACAAGCCCGGGACTCTGTAATACTTGAGAAGAAGACGAAGCACGGGATGTACATTGGCGGGTACACGGACGACGGAATTATCGTCGTAGGGTGCTCAAAGAATCCGACTGGATGCGCAGAGGACGACGCAGCGCGTCAGGGTGCTACTCGCTTCACGTTGCCTGTTGGCCGTCGGTTCGACGAGACGGCCGGAAAGAGAACCTGGCACGACCGGCCAGTTTGCGTAAAATGTCAGGAAAAGTACTACCCCTGGCAGTTCCCGCCGGGAGTGAAGTGGGATTCTGGTGGGCGGTGGGACGAAATTATGGGGGCGTCGTCGAAGTAG
- a CDS encoding HEAT repeat domain-containing protein: protein MDPIEGSVLQGFPQPEWNRQDSISAAIVAAHSVKDGEEIRTAARKLLGTVANDHRGTYYPVILPVLPIFERVLESDNGIAKQIVLGTLGNIVDCFQPEDGYEEFLMPDGKTIRLHDEFMRVVKGMIPLIKRISHESTVAGAMAREILSDFAEGN, encoded by the coding sequence ATGGATCCGATTGAAGGCTCAGTGCTCCAAGGGTTTCCCCAGCCAGAATGGAATAGACAGGACAGCATATCTGCCGCGATTGTTGCGGCTCATAGCGTCAAAGATGGCGAGGAAATTCGAACTGCGGCTCGCAAATTGCTCGGTACGGTTGCCAACGATCATAGGGGAACCTACTACCCCGTAATCCTTCCCGTGTTGCCAATTTTTGAGAGAGTTCTTGAGTCAGATAACGGTATTGCGAAGCAAATTGTCTTAGGAACTCTTGGCAATATAGTTGATTGCTTTCAGCCAGAGGACGGCTACGAGGAGTTTCTCATGCCTGATGGGAAAACCATCCGATTGCACGACGAGTTTATGCGTGTAGTAAAAGGCATGATCCCTCTGATCAAGCGCATTTCCCATGAAAGCACTGTGGCTGGTGCTATGGCCCGCGAAATCCTAAGTGACTTTGCGGAGGGAAATTGA
- a CDS encoding IS3 family transposase (programmed frameshift) — translation MARYGKAFRDRAVARLLPPESADVNVVSREIGISADTLERWRAEALASGQKNGGWTAGARFEALLTTAAMSEEEKNAWCRSQGLFPSELAQWRAAATGALERPDAAQQVPSERRQVKELERELRRKEKALAETAALLVLSKKPRGDLPQGRGRMIAMEDRRWMVEAIDEAHCSGARLSVACSLAGIDIRTLQRWRRDGGLETGDRRPMAVRPVPAHALTSQERAAILEIANEPRFAALPPAQIVPRLADEGRYVASESSFHRVLRHNQQTTHRGRAKAPERRREPTTHIATAPGQVWCWDVTWLPSRVKGQWFYLYLILDIYSRHIVGHEVQQVESGEHAAHLAKRVALAEGVHTALNKPVLHGDNGASLKATTVLAMLQWLGIAPSYSRPRVSNDNAYAESLFRTAKYRSGYPPEGFGDIQAARRWAADFVHWYNGEHRHSGIRFVTPAQRHRGEDHAILRARHHLYESARAQNPRRWSRGVRDWSPTGAVTLNPDKLVN, via the exons GTGGCTCGATACGGAAAGGCGTTTAGGGACCGGGCGGTAGCGCGATTGCTGCCGCCGGAAAGTGCGGACGTGAATGTGGTGTCGCGCGAGATCGGCATCTCGGCGGATACATTGGAGCGGTGGCGCGCAGAGGCGCTGGCCAGTGGCCAGAAGAACGGCGGTTGGACAGCCGGAGCGCGCTTTGAGGCATTGCTGACGACGGCGGCAATGAGCGAGGAAGAGAAGAACGCGTGGTGCCGGTCGCAAGGGCTGTTTCCGAGCGAATTGGCGCAGTGGCGTGCTGCCGCGACAGGAGCCCTGGAGCGGCCGGACGCTGCACAGCAGGTGCCGTCGGAGCGGCGTCAGGTAAAGGAGCTGGAGCGCGAGCTTCGTCGCAAAGAGAAAGCGTTGGCGGAGACGGCAGCTCTGCTGGTTCTGTCAAAAAAAC CTCGAGGCGATCTTCCCCAAGGACGCGGACGAATGATCGCGATGGAAGATCGCCGTTGGATGGTAGAAGCCATTGATGAGGCGCACTGTAGCGGTGCCCGCCTGAGCGTGGCGTGTTCGCTGGCCGGGATCGACATTCGCACGCTGCAGCGATGGCGCCGCGACGGTGGGTTGGAGACCGGTGACCGTCGCCCGATGGCCGTGCGGCCTGTGCCGGCACATGCACTGACGTCGCAAGAGCGTGCAGCGATTCTGGAGATCGCCAACGAACCACGATTTGCCGCCTTGCCGCCGGCGCAGATCGTCCCGCGACTGGCTGATGAGGGCCGCTATGTCGCCAGCGAATCGAGTTTCCATCGCGTTTTGCGCCATAACCAGCAGACCACACACCGCGGTCGCGCGAAAGCGCCAGAACGGCGCAGAGAACCGACAACCCATATTGCCACCGCGCCCGGCCAAGTCTGGTGCTGGGACGTGACCTGGTTGCCGTCACGCGTGAAAGGCCAATGGTTCTATCTCTACCTCATCCTGGACATCTACAGCCGGCATATCGTCGGTCATGAGGTTCAGCAGGTCGAATCCGGTGAGCACGCCGCCCACCTGGCTAAACGCGTCGCGCTGGCCGAAGGCGTGCACACGGCACTGAACAAACCCGTCCTGCATGGCGACAATGGTGCCAGCCTGAAGGCGACGACAGTGCTGGCCATGCTGCAATGGCTGGGCATCGCGCCGTCGTACTCACGTCCGCGCGTGAGCAATGACAACGCGTACGCCGAGTCACTGTTCCGAACCGCCAAGTACCGCTCCGGATATCCGCCGGAAGGATTTGGCGACATCCAGGCCGCTCGTCGGTGGGCAGCTGACTTCGTCCATTGGTACAACGGCGAGCATCGGCATAGCGGCATTCGGTTCGTTACGCCAGCCCAACGTCATCGTGGCGAGGACCATGCCATCTTGCGTGCCCGTCACCACCTGTACGAATCGGCGCGAGCACAGAATCCGCGTCGATGGTCTCGCGGTGTTCGCGACTGGTCGCCCACGGGGGCCGTGACGCTCAATCCGGACAAGTTGGTCAATTGA
- the tnpA gene encoding IS66 family insertion sequence element accessory protein TnpA, translating to MQSAKTKQFWQRHVDGWRSSGLTQKQYSQKHGVNALTLAQWSHRLKRDRTEVPGRALVPVRVVGEVSPAPIQVQHGAWRISVPVGTDTHWLATLMREIVAC from the coding sequence ATGCAATCGGCAAAGACGAAACAGTTCTGGCAGCGCCACGTTGACGGCTGGAGATCAAGCGGCCTGACGCAGAAGCAGTACAGTCAGAAGCACGGCGTCAACGCACTGACGTTGGCACAGTGGAGCCACCGGCTCAAGCGTGATCGCACCGAAGTACCTGGTCGCGCGCTGGTGCCAGTCCGGGTTGTCGGCGAAGTTTCGCCTGCGCCGATTCAGGTGCAGCATGGTGCGTGGCGGATTTCGGTGCCGGTTGGGACGGATACGCATTGGTTAGCCACGCTGATGCGCGAGATCGTGGCATGCTGA